GTTCCGAATCGTTTCTCAGAGTGATCTCCATCTTCTGACCGAGTTTGGCTCGCACGACGGGGCCCGGAACGATTCCGTTAAAAGTCCAAGCCTTTACGACTGTGTTGTGTGCGACCGTCAAAGGCATCTCTACGATGCTCAGGTGTTGTTTGAGAATCGGTCCGTTAGACGCTCCTTGATGATTCTTCAAATCCATCCGAGAAAGAAAAGCGGGATCGATCTGAAAGGGAGGATGTACCATACTCCCATAAGAATTGTTCCCCGGATTTCCCGGAATCGTAGCCTCTTTGTTGACGCCGACGATTCCCGGACGGACCTTACAAAGAATTCCTCCGTTTCCGTCCGAATCTCCGATCGTGCTGAGTCCCGCACCCGCGGCCAATCCCGCGCCGCCGAGTCCGATCCATTTGAGAAACTGCTTTCGATTCAAGATCTTTTAGAATTTGGCAACCGATGTGATCAAAACGATCAACGCCAAAAACCCCACTCCCCCGTAAACGAGGGAATTTTTCAGCCAATTCGGAACCTTGGATCCGCCCGCAATCAAATACGCTCCCGCTCCAACGATCGGAACAAGAAGAATCGCGCCCGTCCAGATGGAGCCCGTTTTCGGATCCACGTCCGCTCTTTTGACGAGGTCTGCAAGCGCGATGGGCGCAAGCAAAGTGTAAAGTATAAACGGAAAGTAATATCCGTAAAAGTTGAAGAGTAAAGCGAAGAAGCCGGGGCCGCCGATGACAGTTTGTTCCATATTTTTTCTCCTATGATAATTTCTGAATATTCTAAACTTATTAACTAATTGTTTTCGTTCCCACACCGTTCATCAAAGAGATTCCCGTGTAGAGAAGTAATAAGAAGAACGCGACGATTCCTCCCCAAACCAAGGTCCTTTTGAACCAAGTCGGGTATTTGTTTCCTCCTCCGAGGAGATAGATCGCTGAACTTAAGATCGGAACCAGAGTAATGGCAACGATCCAAGAAAGTTTTTTCTTTTCATCCAGATCGGAACGATCTTTCAGATCGAAAAGAGACATCGAAGTCCAACAGATATAAATCGCGAACGGGAGTAAAAATCCCAGCCAATGATAGAAGAATGGAAAGAGGCTCACCGGTTTTACAAGGGTGATCGCACCGGTGGTAGGAGCCGGTTTTCTCGGAACCGATTTTAGGATTTCCTCGGCTTCTTTTGGAAGTTGAATTTTATCCACATCCAGATTGAAATCTTCGAATGCTGTCAAAGCCGGTTTTACGGGAGCTGAACTTCCACCGGGTAGATTGAGCTGAGGTCCCGGAATCGGTTGTTCCTTGTAATTTCCCGAAGGGAATCTTCCTCCGGAAGCCTGGACCATCAAACCGAGAGCTCCGAGCATCATGGAAAGATCCCCGCCCATCGGAAGACGAATAAACGAATTACAACCGTTCCATTTTTCCAAGAAAGCCGGAAGTTCCGTTCTATATTCGTTGCCCGAAAAACAATTTCCGGTGCTCATCGGTCCGACAAGTGCCAAGTCCGCTCTTCCGGAATTGTAAACGATATTATCCGTCACAACGTTGTTATGCGAAATCCAAAATTTCTCGTCCAGATTCGGAAGAATTACGATTCCATTATTTTGGTGATCGACAACGACGTTCTTACGAATGATATTCGAAAGACCGCCCGCGATTAGAATTCCATTTCCAAAGGACGGATATTCCAGAGCCGCGATCGGGGCTTTCGGGTTATTGTTGTTATAAACAAGATTTCCGATGATCGTTGTTTCTCTTTCCGGCGGAAGGAGCTCGCGATCCAGAGTATTTGGAGCGAGACCGACGATATTATTCTTCCAGACGGAACTGATAAGATAAAGCTCCCCACCCGAGTTGGTTCCGGAATAACCGAGAGCGTTGTGTTCCGAAACGACGTCGTAGAGAATCGCCTTACAAGGATAACACTGTCCGATATAAATTCCGGAATCGGGAGAACCGGAAGCGTAACTGTGTTCGATGACTCCATTCATGGAATCAAACGCGTAGATTCCATAGTCTCCGTTGTTATGCGCGGTCAGGTAAGAACCGCGAAAACCTTTTACACCGGTCCAATAGAAACCGTTCAGGGTTGCATTTCTTGCGGTCATGTTTTCGATCACGACCCCGTCCGCCGCGACCACCATGATACCGTTTCCTCTCTGAAACTGACCGTCGATAATCACTTTGTTTCGATTGGTTCCGCGGATCGTGATCGAAGGAGTCGTCACGGTGATTTCTTCAAAATAAACTCCATCGCTGATCAAAACGAGATCACCGGGAGCCGCGGCGTCCACAGCATTTTGGATCGTTGGATATTGAGAAGGCACCTTACGGATTGTTCCCGAAAACTTGTCCACATTCTTCCAGGATTTTCCCGCTTTTGCCGCGGGATTGTAAGGAACATCACCGACGACAACGTCTCCGACCATTCCGCTCTTCCCATCCGGGGTTGCGTGAAAAGAACAGAAGTAGGCAAACACACCTTCCTTGGGAAAGGTTACTTTTGTTTTTGTTCCTCTAGGCATAGCGATATTGCCGAAGGTTTTTTCCGTGGACCAATTCTTATCCACTGCGATCGCGTTGTGCGGATTGTTTCCCGAGTTCACGAACTCAACGATTCCTCCGACAGGAATTCTCTGCATAGGAGGAGAAAAGGAGTTATCGATCATAAGAACATGAGCGAAACCCTCGATCTCATCCTTTTTCTCGCCGGAACAAGCCGAAACGAAAATCCCAAACAGAACTCCTACAAGAAGGAGAATGAAGAGAGAGAGAACTTTTTTGATTTCGAAACCTGGTTTTTTCATTTTTGATTGAACCCCCGGGTTTTCCGGAATTTTATTGTATACTTATACTGAAGTTTGATAGGAATTGGAATGCTCATTTGTAGCCCTATTCTTCGTGGTTGCAAAGAAAAAAATAGACCATTCGCAATCTATAATTGGCTTCGAAACCTACCTTCAGAATAATGAGCATTTGCTCACATATTTATTTAAAACTCAAGACAAAAATTTGATGAGAGAAATTTTTCCAGAATTATATTCGAACACTCGTTATCTTTCTAAGAGAAGAACGGGGATTGTTTAGGGATCGATTGGACAGATGAGCCTAACTTCCAACATTCAAGAATTATTTCGAGTTCATTCTCCCAATTCTACGCACCCGAACGCTTGGAAACGAAATATCATTCACATTCTTCTGATCGTATCTTCGATATTCGGACTGATCGTCTACATCCCGAGCGTTTATCTTGCGGCAAAACAAGGCTTGGGAGAAGTCGTGATCGTCGACACGCTCGCGCTCCTTTTGATTTGGTTTCTCCTTTTACTTCCGAACCGTTATTATAAATCCAAGTCCTACTTTCTTCTCGCGCTCGTTTCCCTGATGGCCGCTCTGCTTTATACGAAGATCGGACTTGCCGGCGCGGGAATTCTTTGGTTCTTTTTGATTCCTGTTTTTTGCGGAATCTTTCTCAATCCGACTCTTGCATTTTGGGGATGGGTGATTTCTACGTTTGCGGTTTTCGGAGGAGCTCTTCTCGCTCATTATAGAATCTGGATCGGAAACGAAACTCCGTTTCAGATTTTGGTCGTAGGCGCTAACTTTTCCTTTCTTTGCGGAATTATCACTTTTTCCGTGATCGCAATTCTAAGAGGACTTGCGCTGAGTATTCGAAAACAAAAACAACTCATTCTACTTCATAGAAAAACGAACACGGAACTTCAAAACGAAATCGCGATTCGATTGGAAGCCGAAGCGAAATTAACGGAGTCTCTGAACGACAAAGAAACTCTTTTCCGAGAGATTCAACATCGAGTCAAAAACAATACTCAGCTGATTCTTTCGATGATGGCTTTGGAGCAAGAGAAAACAAAATCGGAACCGGCCAAAAAAGCGATCTCTTCGGCGATGAATCGAATTCATTCCATGGCAATGGTTCAGGATTATCTTTTTTTTAAGGACTCGTATAAGGTCATACACGCAAAAGACTATCTCAATTCTTTGGTTCGTCATCTGTTTCTTTCCTACGGTCCGAGCGATGGAAGAATTCAATCCACTTGTGAAATTGAGGAAATCTATCTTCCGATGGAAAAAGCGATACCTTGCGGACTGATTATCAACGAACTTTTATCCAATTCGTTTAAACACGCGTTTCCGGAAAGTGCAAAAGGTACAGTTTCCGTAATATTCCAAAAATCGCATTCCGGATTTTTGACTCTGGAAGTGGCGGACAATGGAGTCGGAAACGCTTCCGAGGAAAAGATATCCTCCGAAAGTTCTTCTCTCGGAATGAGTCTCATCGAAGCGCTTTGTCAACAACTCCGGGGAGAATTGGAAGTGGAAAAGAAGAACGGTTTTCTTGTAAGAGTTCGTTTTTTTCCCTAAGAACGATCCAAATCAAAAAAAAAAAAACGTTTTCGATTGAAGAATCCAAAAACGGAACTACTCGGGAAACGACTCAAAACAAAGAGTCCTTTCTTTTAGAAAAGAATGAAACTGCTTGTGAGAAGCACATTCTTCTTCCGTTGCGACAAAATAGTCGTAACCGCCTCCGACCGTTTTGATTCTACAACAACCTGATACCGGAGTTTTGTTCGTAGGATCCGCACCCTTCTCCGATTTCTTTTTTTCTTCCTTCGCGAACAAAAGACCGGAGACAAAAATAAGTATTAAAACCAACTTCCATACATTCATCGTTATTTCCTTTCGAGGTTTCTTCTCTTTTTTCGGTTCGAAATACCAGAAGAAACAATGTCTTTTCTCTTTCCGTTTTGTAAGATTGCATTTTATTAATCCAAATCTTCATTCCTATTGTTTTTTCTAAGAAAACAAACGATTCGTAAAGAAATTTTCGAAGAATTTTTCTTCTCCATCTAGAGATCGTTTTTTCAAACGGAATCACAAATTCGAATCCAATGATAAATTCATTTGCTTTTTTGAATTCAGGAATCAGATTCAAACAATATCTAGTTTGTATAGGATCCCAAACGTATGAATTTTTCAATCTCTATTCACTCGATGCGAAAGCTAAAAAACGTCACTCTCTATTTGATTCTTCTTCTTTTTCCTTCCTTGATTTTTGGAGAAACGATCCTCTTTAAAACTGGGGAAAGAACATACGCGACCGTGATCGATCAGGATTCAAACTCGGTTACGATCATTCGAGACGGAAAGAGAGAAAAAATCGGAAAATCAAAAATTCTTAAAATCATCTTTAAGGAAATCAAGGACGAACAGGAAATCGCGAGAATCTTCGAAGCAGAGAAGAAAAAGTTCAACAAAGAAGGAATAAAAAGCGAGAAGGAAGAGCAACTCGATACCCTCTATCTCGAGCAGATGATCAAAGAAAACAGTTATAAGATCGTTCAAAAACGTCTGGCGCTGATGGAAAAGTATTTAGAAGAACGAGACGGTGATTGGGAATCGTATATTTCCGCCAAAAGAAATCCTTGGGAACCTGTCTGGAAATCGGCGATACTTCCGGGTTGGGGTCACAGTTTTATGAGACAAGGAGCTTGGAGTTCAACGTATTCCACACTCTTCTTCGTTTCCTTGGTCGCCTATTTCGGGTTAGACGCCGCCGAAAAAGAAAGAACAAAAGCCTACGATAAGAAGATCGAAAAGATTTTGGAACAACAGTTTACGAGTAGCCTCGTTTCCAGCTCGAGCCTTCCTACGGGAATTTTGGAGCAATACTATCAAATCAATACATTCAAAAATTTGAATTCACTGAATTCGATTCGTTCGGACGAATCGGCTTACAAACACGCCAAACATTCCGCGGCGATCGTTGCCGTGGGGATTTATCTGATCCAATTGACCCATTCGTATTTTTCCGGAAAAACCTGGGCTCAGAACAACGTCCTTCAAACTCCTACGGGAGAAACCGTTTCCGAAGGGTTCGGAATTCGCGGAAATCCATTGGTCAGCAAGGATCTCTCCAGCGGAACTCGAAGTATCGACGTGGGTGGACAAATTCTTTATTCCATGTTTTACTGAGTTTTTTTAAATCGCAAGGTGTGGGAACTCTCACACGCTTTTGAGTGAAAAGAAAGATTCCAACTGTAATAAATCGACCGGTTTGAAAAAGTGTGGGAACTCTCACACGCTTTTGAGCAGAAAGAAAGATTCCAACTTCAACAAATCAACCGGTTTGAAAAGGTGTGGGAACTCTCACGTTCCATTCGAATTTTCAAAAAAACACTCGAAGAACGACATTACGTTTTATTCCGATTTTTTTCTTCGCTAAAAAAACTCAATCGGACTAAAAGTTCGGTCCTGAAGATGCAGATCTTCGTCCCAAGAAGCCGAATCTCTGAAAAGAAGGTCGGAAATACGACAATCTTTCTTTCGAAAAACCGGATTTTACCAAATAGAAAATTCCTCACCACCACTCCGAAATCCATTCTTCCGGATCGCCATCGCATTTCGAACAGGCGATTCTTAATTCGATAAAGACCGCTCGTTTAAAAACGAAAGAATATTAGAATATCCTCATTCTCAAAAACAACTTCGGAAGAATGGATGAAAATCGAAATCATTTCGGAATAGAATGTCCTTTGGACGATAACCATTCTTCATTGAAAATTCGAGATTGATAGCGAGCACCGGAATCGCAGAGGATCGTGACGATATTGTGACCAGGGCCGAGCTCCTTCGCCAATTTGACGGCCGCGCCCACGTTGATCCCCGAGGATCCGCCCAAAAACAAACCATCTTTGTGCAGAAGTTGATAAACGACTTTTAGACATTCTTCATCCGTCACCCGGATCGCGTCGTCCATCGGTGCACCTTTCATATTTTCGGTGATTCTTCCGTTCCCGATTCCTTCCGTGAAGGAGCTTCCTTCAGCGAGAACTTCTCCTTTTTTTACGAAATTATAAATCCCGGAACCGTACGGATCCGCGACGATGGTTTTGATCTTAGAATTTTTTTCCTTCAAGAAAAGGGAAACACCCGCAAACGTTCCACCCGTTCCGAGAGAGGTGATCCAAGCATCTACTTTACCGTCGGTTTGTTCCCAGATTTCCGGTCCGGTAGTCGCATAATGAGCATTTCGATTGGCGACGTTGTCGAACTGATTCGCCCAGACGGCATTCCCGAGTTCTTCCGCGATTCTCCCGGAAACCTTCACGTAATTGTTAGGATCTTTATAAGGAACTGCGGGAACCGTTCTTACTTCCGCACCAAGCGTTCTTAAGAGATCGATTTTTTCCTGGGATTGTGTATCCGGAATCACGATCAGGGTTTTGTATCCCTTGGAATTACAGATATGAGTCAAACCGATTCCGGTGTTTCCGGCAGTTCCTTCTACGACGGTTCCCCCGGGTTTCAAAAGTCCTTTTTTCTCCGCGTCTTCCACGATAAAAAGAGCGGCTCGGTCTTTTACGGAACCCCCAGGATTTAAGAATTCGGCCTTCCCGTAGATATTACATCCCGTTTCTTCGCTAAAACTGCGAAGTAGAATCAGCGGCGTATTTCCCACCGCGTTTGAAAAATCTTTTTTAACGTTCATAGCGCCTTCCGTTTGTATATTAGAATGCTCTAATCTTCTCTCATGACCCTGAAACGAAAATACTCCGCGACCAGGCGGAGTATTTTCCATATTCTTCTTTTGGAATATTCTCCAAAAGAGATATTCTTTTTTTTGTTTTTTGTTAAGCGATCGTTACTTCTTTCGCGAGATAAACGTCTTGGATCGCGTTTAAAAGTGCGACCCCGTCTTTCATAGGTTTCTGGAAAGCCTTTCTTCCGGAAATCATTCCCATTCCCCCCGCTCTTTTGTTGACGACGGCGGCTTTTACCGCGTCTCCGAGGTCGTTTTCTCCGGAAGCTCCTCCGGAATTGATCAGACCGATTTTTCCCATATAACAGTTCGCGACTTGGTAGCGCGCCATATCGATCGGGTTATCGGCGGTAAGAGTTGTGTACATTCTGTCGTCTTTTTTACCGAACTTCAGATCTCTAAAACCGCCCGCGTAAACTTCGGGAAGTTTTTGTTTTACGATGTCCGCTTGGATTGTCGCCGCCAAATGGTTTGCCTGACCGGTAAGATCGGTCGCTAAATGATAGTCGATTTTGTCGGGTTTGAACGCGTCGTTTCTCAAGTAAGCCCAAAGGATCGTCACCATTCCGAGTTCGTGAGCTCTGTGGAATGCTTCGGTGATTTCCTGAATTTGACGGGAAGATTCATCGGATCCAAAATAGATCGTCGCTCCGACCGCAACCGCGCCCATATCAAAAGCCTGTTCCACGTTCGCAAAAAGAATCTGATCGAATTTATTCGGATACGAGAGAAGTTCATTGTGATTGATCTTTACGATAAACGGAATCTTGTGAGCGTATTTTCTGGAAACCAGACCCAACACTCCCAAAGTGGAAGCGACCGCGTTGCAACCGCCTTCGATCGCGAGTTTTACGATATTCTCCGGATCAAAGTAGGCAGGGTTTTTAGCGAAGGAAGCACCCGCGCTGTGTTCGATTCCTTGGTCAACGGGAAGAATGGAAGTATAACCGGTACCGGACAATCTTCCTGTGTTTAAGATGGCCTGATAGTTTCTAAGAACGGTATTGTTTCTGTCACTCTTGGACAGAATCTCGTCTACGTAGTTGGCTCCGGGGAGGCTCAAAGATTCTTTTGGAATCGTCTTACAGGTATGGTTTAAAAGAGAATCCGCTTCTCCGCCCAGGGCGGCTTTGATTTTATCAATCATTCCTAAGTTCCTTGCTCGTTTTGAATGTTGGATACAGGTTTTTTCACTCCTCTTGGATTTTCCATCGATTTTCTGTCTCAATTTGGAGTTCGATACTCCCAAGAAAGGAGATCAGACCGGGATTTGGATGATAAAATCCCAACCGGCTCCGGTCTTTTTGAGGAGGAGTTGTCCTCGATTGGCCTGAAGAATTCCGTAACAGACCGAAAGCCCCATTCCAATCCGAGCATCATTCGAACGAAAATTTTCGAACGGTTCAAAACGGCTTTCTTCATCCACGTTGATATTGAGTTTCCCGGAAACGAGAATCTTCAATTGGGCCGTTTCGGTTCCGTCTAACGTAGCCTTCATCTGAATCTTTGCCTTTTTCTGATTCTCCGTATAATAGTAGAGAATGTTGTAGAGAACTTCTCGGATCTGATTGGGACGGAGTTGAACTTCCAGGTCTTGCGGAATTTCGATCTCCAGTTGGATCTCATGTGATTTCAACATCTCGGAGATCATCCCTTCCACGGAACTCACAAGCTTTCTTACGTTCGTGCTGATCGGTTGTTCTGCGTCCTGTCTGGAAAACAAAACGAGATTCCGAATGATGGAAGCGATTCGTTCCCCTTGTTCTATGACGAGTCTCGCGTAGTTTTTTGTATCCGCGTCCCCGCCCTTATGATTTCGGATGATATGACCGTAATTGATGATTCCCATGAGAGGATTGTTGATTTCGTGCGCGAGACCCGCCGCGAGCTTTTGGATGGAATCGAGTCTTCTTTCCGATTGGATGACCTTTTCCATTTCTGAAATTTCTTTCTCAGAAACGGTGAGAGTCGCAAGTTCGGAAAGTGTGATGATGGAACCTGCGATACTTCCTTCTTCATCTCGAACCGGGGAAACCCGAAACGCGACTTGAATCCGAGTTCCATTCTTGCGCGTGAGAAGAGAAGGAATGTATTTGAGATGACTGGGTTTTACAGAACCGACTCCGGTTCGAATGTTCACGCCTTCGTCGGTGGAAAGACTCAAGACTTTCTCGCCGGATTCTCCTTGCACATCGGAAAGAAGCCAGCCGGTGAGCGATTCCGCAGTACGGTTCATAAAAAGAATTTTACCGTCTCGATCCAAAGAAATCGCACCTTCGCTGATGTTTTGAATTACATCACGAGCTTCCTTTCCTTCTTCCCTCGCCTTTCCGAATCTCTGTTGTTGTTTGAGCGCAATCTCGATCGAATTTTTGAGAGCCGTGGGTTGAAAGGGTTTGGAAATATAACCGAACATCGAAGCCCGATCGACCGCCCGATTGAAGGTTTCTTCATCCGCAAAGGCGGTCATAAAGATGACGGGAACGTCCATCTTTTTCTGAATTCTTTCCGCCGCTTGAATTCCGTCCAATTCTCCTTCGATTCGAATATCCATCAAAATCAAATCGGGCTTTGTGCGTTCGGCGAGTTCGAGGGCCTCGTCCGCGGTTCTTGCCGTTCCGGCGATGCTATAACCCAATTTTTGGAGAGAGACTTGAAGATTGAAGGCGATGAGCCATTCGTCATCCACAATCAGGATCGAAGGGGCGGAAATGGGGTCATTTGGATTCATTCTGGAACGGGGTTGCCTTTGGCGAAAAAAATCTAAAAGTATACGTGAATTGAAAACCTTTTTTCACCTCGGAGAAAAGAATTCTGCCGGAGAGAGCCATTTCTTGGAAAAGATATTCCGTTTTCCTTGGAAAAATTCTTGAACCTGAGACAAAAAACGTCTAGCATACGGTAACCTCCCGAAAGTGGTTCGACTTCTTGGGAGAATTCCCTCCCAGAATTCCTGAAGTAATAGACGTTTTCTTTTCAGTATTTCGAGGGACTGAGGCGAAAGAGAGATGGAGATGATATGTACGTAAAACAGATCCTTGCAAAAAAAGACAGAAAACTCCTTTCCGTAGATCCGGATTCTTCGGTTATGGATGCGGTCAAATTTATGACCAAATACGATATCGGCTCGGTAATGATTCTGGGAGAAGGCAAACTGAAGGGCATTTTTACGGAAAGAGACGTCCTTCATCTTTCCGCAGAACTCGGATTGGATTTTTTTAAAAAATCCGTTTCCGAGGTAATGTCGACTACACTCACCACCATGTCTCCGGAAGACGACGTGGACGAACTGCTATCGATCATGCTCAAAAAAAGAATCCGGCACATGCCTATTTTAGAAGACGGACTTTTGATCGGAATCATTTCGATCGGCGACGCGGTGAAAGCCAAGATCGAAAAAACCGAAGAAGAAAATAAGAATCTAAAACAATATATGTACAACGAAAACGGGTTTATCTGAACCGATTCTTTCTTTTTTTCTCTTTTTTCAGATTGCAGGAAACAAACGCCGGGTCATAGTAGAAGTAGAAATATGAAACTCATTC
This is a stretch of genomic DNA from Leptospira stimsonii. It encodes these proteins:
- a CDS encoding class I fructose-bisphosphate aldolase: MIDKIKAALGGEADSLLNHTCKTIPKESLSLPGANYVDEILSKSDRNNTVLRNYQAILNTGRLSGTGYTSILPVDQGIEHSAGASFAKNPAYFDPENIVKLAIEGGCNAVASTLGVLGLVSRKYAHKIPFIVKINHNELLSYPNKFDQILFANVEQAFDMGAVAVGATIYFGSDESSRQIQEITEAFHRAHELGMVTILWAYLRNDAFKPDKIDYHLATDLTGQANHLAATIQADIVKQKLPEVYAGGFRDLKFGKKDDRMYTTLTADNPIDMARYQVANCYMGKIGLINSGGASGENDLGDAVKAAVVNKRAGGMGMISGRKAFQKPMKDGVALLNAIQDVYLAKEVTIA
- a CDS encoding ATP-binding response regulator, yielding MNPNDPISAPSILIVDDEWLIAFNLQVSLQKLGYSIAGTARTADEALELAERTKPDLILMDIRIEGELDGIQAAERIQKKMDVPVIFMTAFADEETFNRAVDRASMFGYISKPFQPTALKNSIEIALKQQQRFGKAREEGKEARDVIQNISEGAISLDRDGKILFMNRTAESLTGWLLSDVQGESGEKVLSLSTDEGVNIRTGVGSVKPSHLKYIPSLLTRKNGTRIQVAFRVSPVRDEEGSIAGSIITLSELATLTVSEKEISEMEKVIQSERRLDSIQKLAAGLAHEINNPLMGIINYGHIIRNHKGGDADTKNYARLVIEQGERIASIIRNLVLFSRQDAEQPISTNVRKLVSSVEGMISEMLKSHEIQLEIEIPQDLEVQLRPNQIREVLYNILYYYTENQKKAKIQMKATLDGTETAQLKILVSGKLNINVDEESRFEPFENFRSNDARIGMGLSVCYGILQANRGQLLLKKTGAGWDFIIQIPV
- a CDS encoding LA_0442/LA_0875 N-terminal domain-containing protein, with product MRKLKNVTLYLILLLFPSLIFGETILFKTGERTYATVIDQDSNSVTIIRDGKREKIGKSKILKIIFKEIKDEQEIARIFEAEKKKFNKEGIKSEKEEQLDTLYLEQMIKENSYKIVQKRLALMEKYLEERDGDWESYISAKRNPWEPVWKSAILPGWGHSFMRQGAWSSTYSTLFFVSLVAYFGLDAAEKERTKAYDKKIEKILEQQFTSSLVSSSSLPTGILEQYYQINTFKNLNSLNSIRSDESAYKHAKHSAAIVAVGIYLIQLTHSYFSGKTWAQNNVLQTPTGETVSEGFGIRGNPLVSKDLSSGTRSIDVGGQILYSMFY
- a CDS encoding cysteine synthase A yields the protein MNVKKDFSNAVGNTPLILLRSFSEETGCNIYGKAEFLNPGGSVKDRAALFIVEDAEKKGLLKPGGTVVEGTAGNTGIGLTHICNSKGYKTLIVIPDTQSQEKIDLLRTLGAEVRTVPAVPYKDPNNYVKVSGRIAEELGNAVWANQFDNVANRNAHYATTGPEIWEQTDGKVDAWITSLGTGGTFAGVSLFLKEKNSKIKTIVADPYGSGIYNFVKKGEVLAEGSSFTEGIGNGRITENMKGAPMDDAIRVTDEECLKVVYQLLHKDGLFLGGSSGINVGAAVKLAKELGPGHNIVTILCDSGARYQSRIFNEEWLSSKGHSIPK
- a CDS encoding sensor histidine kinase, giving the protein MSLTSNIQELFRVHSPNSTHPNAWKRNIIHILLIVSSIFGLIVYIPSVYLAAKQGLGEVVIVDTLALLLIWFLLLLPNRYYKSKSYFLLALVSLMAALLYTKIGLAGAGILWFFLIPVFCGIFLNPTLAFWGWVISTFAVFGGALLAHYRIWIGNETPFQILVVGANFSFLCGIITFSVIAILRGLALSIRKQKQLILLHRKTNTELQNEIAIRLEAEAKLTESLNDKETLFREIQHRVKNNTQLILSMMALEQEKTKSEPAKKAISSAMNRIHSMAMVQDYLFFKDSYKVIHAKDYLNSLVRHLFLSYGPSDGRIQSTCEIEEIYLPMEKAIPCGLIINELLSNSFKHAFPESAKGTVSVIFQKSHSGFLTLEVADNGVGNASEEKISSESSSLGMSLIEALCQQLRGELEVEKKNGFLVRVRFFP
- a CDS encoding CBS domain-containing protein, whose product is MYVKQILAKKDRKLLSVDPDSSVMDAVKFMTKYDIGSVMILGEGKLKGIFTERDVLHLSAELGLDFFKKSVSEVMSTTLTTMSPEDDVDELLSIMLKKRIRHMPILEDGLLIGIISIGDAVKAKIEKTEEENKNLKQYMYNENGFI
- a CDS encoding right-handed parallel beta-helix repeat-containing protein, yielding MKKPGFEIKKVLSLFILLLVGVLFGIFVSACSGEKKDEIEGFAHVLMIDNSFSPPMQRIPVGGIVEFVNSGNNPHNAIAVDKNWSTEKTFGNIAMPRGTKTKVTFPKEGVFAYFCSFHATPDGKSGMVGDVVVGDVPYNPAAKAGKSWKNVDKFSGTIRKVPSQYPTIQNAVDAAAPGDLVLISDGVYFEEITVTTPSITIRGTNRNKVIIDGQFQRGNGIMVVAADGVVIENMTARNATLNGFYWTGVKGFRGSYLTAHNNGDYGIYAFDSMNGVIEHSYASGSPDSGIYIGQCYPCKAILYDVVSEHNALGYSGTNSGGELYLISSVWKNNIVGLAPNTLDRELLPPERETTIIGNLVYNNNNPKAPIAALEYPSFGNGILIAGGLSNIIRKNVVVDHQNNGIVILPNLDEKFWISHNNVVTDNIVYNSGRADLALVGPMSTGNCFSGNEYRTELPAFLEKWNGCNSFIRLPMGGDLSMMLGALGLMVQASGGRFPSGNYKEQPIPGPQLNLPGGSSAPVKPALTAFEDFNLDVDKIQLPKEAEEILKSVPRKPAPTTGAITLVKPVSLFPFFYHWLGFLLPFAIYICWTSMSLFDLKDRSDLDEKKKLSWIVAITLVPILSSAIYLLGGGNKYPTWFKRTLVWGGIVAFFLLLLYTGISLMNGVGTKTIS
- a CDS encoding LIC_11321 family protein, whose translation is MNVWKLVLILIFVSGLLFAKEEKKKSEKGADPTNKTPVSGCCRIKTVGGGYDYFVATEEECASHKQFHSFLKERTLCFESFPE
- a CDS encoding PLDc N-terminal domain-containing protein, giving the protein MEQTVIGGPGFFALLFNFYGYYFPFILYTLLAPIALADLVKRADVDPKTGSIWTGAILLVPIVGAGAYLIAGGSKVPNWLKNSLVYGGVGFLALIVLITSVAKF